In the Leptospira sp. WS4.C2 genome, one interval contains:
- the odhB gene encoding 2-oxoglutarate dehydrogenase complex dihydrolipoyllysine-residue succinyltransferase → MAIEIKVPEMGESVTEATISAWTKKEGDAVKVDEVLAILETDKVSLEIPAPTSGVLKSISKKVGDVVHVRDIIGAIEEGAVASAPASPSAPAPQAATPAAQANTGKVNDELPPAARKLIEENKLDVTKITGTGRNGQITKEDVILFMEKGGASTPKAAAPSPEIPKAVVVGVNNGPRETIVPMSKLRQTIANRLVQAQHTAAILTTFNEVDMSPIMELRNKYKDKFKETHGVGLGFMSLFTKAAVAALKAYPAINAEIRGTDIVYKNFYDIGVAVGGPKGLVVPIVRNADLLSFAGVEQEIARLAGKVKDGKVSLEDMEGGTFSISNGGVYGSMMSTPILNPPQSGILGMHNIVKRAVVVNDQIVIRPMMYLALSYDHRIVDGKEAVQFLVKIKEMVEDPTRLLFEV, encoded by the coding sequence ATGGCAATAGAAATCAAAGTCCCCGAGATGGGGGAATCCGTAACCGAAGCGACTATCAGTGCTTGGACCAAAAAAGAAGGCGATGCTGTCAAAGTAGACGAAGTGCTCGCCATTTTAGAAACAGACAAAGTCTCATTAGAAATTCCAGCTCCTACCAGTGGAGTGCTTAAATCCATCTCCAAAAAAGTGGGAGATGTCGTCCATGTGCGTGATATCATCGGTGCCATTGAAGAAGGTGCTGTGGCTTCGGCTCCTGCTAGTCCTTCCGCACCTGCACCCCAAGCAGCAACCCCAGCGGCACAAGCTAACACAGGCAAAGTGAATGACGAACTTCCTCCTGCTGCTCGCAAACTCATTGAAGAAAATAAATTAGATGTAACAAAGATTACAGGAACCGGTCGTAACGGCCAGATCACAAAAGAAGATGTCATCCTCTTTATGGAAAAAGGTGGCGCTTCTACTCCCAAGGCTGCCGCACCAAGTCCTGAGATTCCAAAAGCGGTTGTTGTCGGTGTGAATAATGGTCCAAGAGAAACGATCGTTCCTATGTCAAAACTACGCCAAACGATCGCTAACCGACTCGTGCAAGCGCAACATACGGCAGCCATCCTCACTACGTTTAACGAAGTGGATATGTCTCCGATTATGGAACTTCGTAATAAATACAAAGACAAGTTCAAAGAAACTCACGGTGTGGGTCTTGGATTCATGTCCCTCTTTACAAAAGCAGCGGTGGCAGCCCTCAAAGCTTATCCTGCCATCAATGCAGAAATCCGTGGCACAGACATCGTTTACAAAAACTTCTATGACATCGGAGTGGCTGTGGGAGGCCCCAAAGGACTTGTGGTTCCCATTGTGCGTAACGCCGACCTTCTTAGTTTTGCCGGCGTGGAACAAGAGATCGCAAGGCTTGCTGGCAAAGTGAAAGATGGAAAAGTTTCTCTCGAAGATATGGAAGGCGGAACTTTTTCTATCTCTAACGGTGGGGTTTATGGTTCGATGATGTCGACACCGATCCTCAACCCTCCTCAATCGGGAATTCTTGGAATGCACAATATCGTCAAACGCGCCGTAGTGGTGAATGATCAAATTGTGATTCGTCCTATGATGTATTTGGCTCTTTCTTATGACCACAGAATCGTGGATGGAAAAGAAGCGGTTCAGTTCCTAGTCAAAATCAAAGAAATGGTAGAGGACCCAACAAGACTCCTCTTTGAGGTATAA
- a CDS encoding gamma carbonic anhydrase family protein — MIRSFQGHTPSLHPTAWVAPSADVLGKVTIGEESSIWFQCVLRGDVNTITIGKHVNIQDMTLVHVARDLFPVTIGDYVSIGHHATIHGCVLKDHSFVGMGAMLMDDVEIGEWSFVGAGSLVPPGKKIPPGVLIMGSPAKIIRDITDKDREIITRTANNYAKYKENYRTEGIGGTSLS; from the coding sequence ATGATCCGTTCTTTCCAAGGCCATACACCTTCTCTCCACCCTACGGCCTGGGTGGCACCCTCTGCCGACGTACTTGGAAAAGTCACAATTGGCGAAGAGTCTTCCATTTGGTTCCAATGTGTACTCCGTGGTGACGTAAATACCATCACCATTGGCAAACATGTCAATATCCAAGACATGACCTTGGTACATGTAGCAAGAGATTTATTTCCTGTGACCATTGGAGATTATGTATCCATCGGCCACCACGCCACCATCCACGGTTGTGTTTTGAAAGACCATAGTTTTGTCGGGATGGGAGCTATGCTTATGGACGATGTGGAGATCGGCGAATGGTCCTTTGTGGGTGCGGGTTCCCTCGTTCCCCCAGGAAAAAAAATTCCCCCTGGAGTTCTCATTATGGGTAGTCCCGCCAAAATCATCCGCGACATCACAGACAAAGACCGCGAAATCATCACTCGCACAGCAAACAACTACGCAAAATATAAAGAAAACTATCGCACTGAGGGAATTGGGGGCACATCCCTTTCCTAA
- a CDS encoding SpoIIE family protein phosphatase translates to MTLDPQRSLSKFRSLLHISSILNANLDLHQLLPLIMLYSKDLLEAEASSLFLLEDEEFLYCEVALGEKGEIIQEYARLELGEGIVGMVAREKKPIALEDAYQDPRFNASMDKRTGFKTKSLICVPLFVEERLIGTLEVINKTNNRLFDSSDLEYLISLSEVAATAIQNANTKDSLDKRILELSLLNEFERLSVSEKSLNELGKWILNRVLEYLGASSGTIYLANPEDQELSILSAKGIPEEAYEQIRVPYGTGVSGWVAEKKESLLIHNLDLDPRYNKLSPYKFESKSLISAPLIFQNELLGVISINNKLSGYAFQHSDLDLLTNIAARLSSTIKNAQLFHQIVDTGKELNRAKNIMKKIMPSILPSSDKLSYGVAHIPLEQVGGDFYDVTQLEDSKYSILIADISGHGLSAAVLAAMAHMVLKNFEQDVKLSPSVFLTTLNHMLYGKLAGNFLTAFYGIIDLKNNTILCANAGHHAPFLLDKEDSPTRQLDVKGKILGLIPDLFYEEKTFPFIQGNRLVMYTDGITEHMSKDHNKRYDEELFQKAIIKTKSLGTQESADELIREAKDYVGSNEFADDVTVLLVDRI, encoded by the coding sequence ATGACTTTAGATCCGCAAAGAAGCCTCAGTAAATTTCGTAGCCTACTCCATATCTCTTCTATTCTGAATGCAAACCTCGATTTGCACCAACTGCTTCCCCTAATTATGTTATATTCTAAAGATCTACTTGAGGCGGAAGCAAGTTCCCTTTTCCTTTTGGAGGATGAGGAATTTCTCTATTGCGAAGTGGCTCTTGGAGAAAAGGGAGAAATCATCCAAGAATATGCAAGGCTTGAGTTAGGGGAAGGTATCGTAGGTATGGTGGCCAGAGAGAAAAAACCCATTGCTTTGGAAGATGCTTATCAGGACCCAAGGTTCAATGCAAGTATGGACAAAAGAACTGGTTTTAAAACCAAGTCTCTCATTTGTGTTCCTCTATTTGTAGAAGAAAGACTCATTGGAACTCTCGAGGTCATCAACAAAACTAACAATCGTTTGTTTGATTCCTCGGACTTAGAATATTTAATTTCTCTTTCTGAAGTGGCCGCCACTGCCATCCAAAATGCAAATACCAAAGATAGTTTAGACAAACGTATCCTCGAATTATCTTTGTTAAATGAATTTGAAAGATTGTCTGTTTCCGAAAAAAGTTTAAACGAACTAGGGAAATGGATTCTAAATCGAGTATTAGAATACCTTGGTGCCTCCTCAGGTACGATTTACCTTGCGAATCCTGAGGACCAAGAACTCAGTATCCTTTCTGCAAAAGGAATTCCGGAAGAAGCTTATGAACAAATCAGAGTTCCTTATGGAACAGGTGTATCGGGTTGGGTTGCAGAAAAAAAAGAAAGCTTACTCATCCACAACTTAGATCTGGATCCTCGGTATAACAAACTCTCTCCTTATAAATTTGAATCCAAATCTCTGATTTCGGCACCACTGATCTTTCAAAACGAATTACTCGGTGTCATTAGCATCAATAACAAACTTTCAGGTTATGCTTTCCAACATTCCGATTTGGACTTACTCACTAATATTGCGGCAAGGCTAAGTAGTACGATCAAAAATGCCCAACTTTTCCACCAAATTGTAGATACAGGAAAAGAACTGAACCGTGCTAAAAACATAATGAAAAAAATTATGCCTTCAATCCTACCAAGTTCCGACAAACTTTCGTATGGTGTGGCACATATCCCTTTGGAACAAGTGGGGGGAGATTTTTATGATGTCACTCAATTAGAAGATTCTAAGTATTCCATATTAATTGCAGATATTTCAGGCCATGGACTTTCCGCAGCAGTCCTCGCTGCTATGGCACATATGGTTCTAAAAAACTTTGAACAAGATGTCAAATTAAGCCCTTCCGTATTTCTCACTACCCTAAACCATATGTTGTATGGAAAATTGGCCGGCAATTTTTTGACCGCATTCTATGGAATTATCGATTTAAAAAACAATACCATCCTTTGTGCAAACGCAGGCCACCATGCACCCTTTTTATTGGACAAAGAGGACTCACCAACCAGGCAGTTAGATGTAAAAGGAAAAATTTTGGGCCTCATCCCTGATTTGTTTTATGAAGAAAAAACCTTTCCGTTTATACAAGGGAATCGCCTCGTTATGTATACGGATGGAATCACAGAACATATGTCAAAAGACCATAACAAACGTTATGATGAGGAATTATTCCAAAAAGCGATCATAAAGACCAAATCACTGGGAACTCAAGAGTCCGCTGACGAATTAATTCGCGAAGCAAAAGACTATGTGGGATCGAATGAGTTTGCTGATGATGTGACGGTTCTCTTAGTGGATCGGATTTAA
- the nirK gene encoding copper-containing nitrite reductase — protein MKLPKSKTLELFLLLIVITNLFTVCSGQKTEEGKLTYAPEVPPHIDRTNEAKVIVNMETVEVVGRLADGVEYTFWTFGGSVPGPMIRVREGDEVEFHLKNHPSSKMPHNIDLHAVTGQGGGAAASLTIPGHASKFSFKAINPGLYIYHCATSPVGMHIANGMYGLIFVQPKDDLPKVDKEYYVVQSEFYTKGKNGEPGLQPFSMEKAITEIPDYVVFNGSVGSLVEDRAITAKVGETVRLFVGNGGPNLVSSFHVIGEIFDNVYTEGGILPNQKNVQTTLIPAGGSAIVDFKVEVPGTLILVDHSIFRTFNKGSLGMLKVEGEPNATIYSGKQDDTVYLPEGPAIQRMVTEVKPKASAKTPKEILANGERVYKSVCSACHMKEGQGVVGVFPPLAKSDYLNADKGRAIQILKKGLSGPITVNGQKYNNVMPHLELSNEEIASVLSYVYNQWGNKGIMVSEAEVK, from the coding sequence ATGAAACTACCGAAATCAAAGACCTTAGAATTGTTTCTCCTCCTCATAGTCATAACAAACCTATTCACTGTTTGTTCGGGACAAAAAACAGAAGAGGGCAAACTCACTTATGCCCCGGAGGTCCCTCCGCATATCGACAGAACAAACGAAGCCAAAGTCATAGTGAACATGGAAACCGTGGAAGTAGTGGGTCGGCTTGCCGATGGGGTCGAATATACTTTCTGGACTTTTGGGGGTTCAGTTCCTGGCCCCATGATTCGTGTGCGGGAAGGAGATGAGGTAGAATTTCATCTAAAAAATCACCCTTCGAGTAAAATGCCACATAACATTGATTTGCATGCAGTTACTGGCCAAGGCGGAGGAGCTGCTGCATCCCTCACCATTCCAGGCCATGCTTCTAAATTTTCTTTTAAGGCAATCAATCCAGGTTTGTATATTTACCACTGTGCGACATCTCCTGTGGGAATGCATATTGCGAACGGTATGTATGGATTGATTTTTGTGCAACCTAAGGATGATCTTCCGAAAGTAGATAAAGAATATTACGTGGTTCAAAGTGAATTTTATACCAAAGGGAAAAATGGAGAACCTGGACTCCAACCATTTAGCATGGAAAAGGCGATCACTGAAATTCCTGATTATGTAGTGTTTAATGGATCTGTGGGTTCTCTTGTAGAAGACAGAGCTATCACTGCGAAAGTGGGTGAAACAGTGCGTTTATTTGTTGGAAATGGCGGGCCTAATTTAGTTTCTTCTTTTCATGTGATTGGAGAAATTTTTGACAATGTATATACCGAAGGTGGTATTCTTCCCAACCAAAAGAATGTACAAACTACATTAATTCCTGCCGGTGGTTCCGCCATTGTTGATTTTAAAGTCGAAGTTCCAGGAACTCTCATTTTAGTAGACCATTCCATATTTAGAACATTTAACAAAGGTTCGCTTGGAATGTTGAAGGTGGAAGGAGAACCAAACGCCACTATCTATTCTGGAAAACAAGACGATACTGTTTACCTTCCTGAAGGCCCCGCCATCCAAAGAATGGTAACCGAAGTAAAACCAAAAGCTTCTGCAAAAACTCCCAAAGAAATTTTGGCCAATGGAGAACGTGTTTATAAATCGGTTTGCTCTGCTTGTCATATGAAAGAAGGGCAAGGGGTGGTGGGTGTTTTTCCTCCACTTGCTAAGTCAGACTATCTCAATGCAGACAAAGGTCGTGCCATCCAGATTTTGAAAAAGGGTTTGAGTGGTCCTATCACTGTGAATGGACAAAAATACAATAACGTGATGCCTCATTTAGAACTTTCTAACGAGGAGATTGCCAGTGTCCTGAGTTATGTTTACAACCAATGGGGAAATAAAGGAATTATGGTTTCAGAAGCAGAGGTTAAATAA
- a CDS encoding formylglycine-generating enzyme family protein: MNHLFFLMLLILVFPLSGEMVKIPTGNWKPFLKEADSKLGVSVKIKSFYLDEYPVTKKEYFEFIEASPEWKKGKVSPLFADGGYLADWKGKEPETNRANSPVTYVSWFSANAYCQWKGKRLPKESEWEYAANVPPSGKNKKAVETVILNWYGEQKPEFLPSVGRYKNGFNVYDQHGMIWEWVFDFNNTSVTGDSRQDTDLESSLFCGGGSLKANDFSNYASYMRYGYRAGLKGWYTAKYLGFRCASDKKIKDNPL, translated from the coding sequence ATGAATCATTTATTTTTTCTTATGCTCTTAATTCTAGTGTTTCCACTTTCCGGTGAAATGGTAAAAATCCCTACCGGAAATTGGAAACCCTTTCTAAAGGAAGCGGATTCTAAGTTAGGTGTTAGTGTCAAAATTAAAAGTTTTTATTTGGATGAGTATCCAGTGACAAAGAAAGAATATTTTGAATTTATAGAGGCAAGTCCAGAATGGAAAAAAGGAAAAGTATCTCCTCTATTTGCCGATGGCGGTTATTTGGCGGATTGGAAGGGAAAAGAACCAGAAACCAACCGAGCCAATTCCCCGGTTACTTATGTTTCTTGGTTTTCGGCCAATGCGTATTGCCAATGGAAAGGAAAAAGGTTACCCAAAGAATCAGAATGGGAGTATGCGGCTAATGTTCCACCTTCAGGTAAAAACAAAAAGGCAGTAGAAACCGTAATCCTGAATTGGTATGGGGAGCAAAAACCAGAATTCCTTCCTTCTGTGGGTCGATACAAAAACGGATTTAATGTGTATGACCAACATGGAATGATTTGGGAGTGGGTCTTTGATTTTAATAACACTTCTGTCACTGGAGATTCCAGGCAAGATACAGATTTAGAAAGTAGTCTTTTTTGTGGGGGTGGTTCGTTAAAAGCAAATGATTTTTCCAATTATGCATCTTACATGCGTTATGGGTATCGTGCTGGTTTAAAAGGTTGGTATACCGCTAAGTATTTAGGTTTTCGATGTGCATCAGATAAAAAAATTAAGGACAATCCATTATGA
- a CDS encoding SCO family protein has translation MKIQFIQKIVIFIIASLLSFGCEDHNSGEHHHHGDNHVLAASDAAQGSLFDLGSQWTTESNQKAVLKNYKGSLFIISMFYATCQSICPRLVADMEQLAKKIKEKTGEEPRIVLVSFDSEKDTPTVLSAYKKKMNLNDNWTLLSGKEEDVRMLSVVLGINYKKISNGEFNHSAVYSLVSKEGIVVSRVEGIGSNADALITQYQSLK, from the coding sequence ATGAAAATTCAATTCATTCAAAAAATCGTCATTTTTATTATTGCCTCTCTTTTGAGTTTCGGTTGCGAGGATCATAATTCTGGCGAACACCACCATCACGGAGACAACCATGTTTTAGCTGCAAGTGACGCTGCACAAGGGAGTTTGTTTGACTTGGGCTCCCAGTGGACAACAGAATCGAACCAGAAGGCAGTTCTTAAAAATTATAAAGGCTCTCTTTTTATCATTAGTATGTTCTATGCCACTTGCCAATCCATTTGCCCAAGACTCGTCGCAGATATGGAACAACTTGCCAAAAAAATAAAGGAAAAAACGGGAGAGGAGCCTCGTATAGTCCTTGTTAGTTTCGATTCTGAAAAAGATACTCCGACTGTTCTCAGTGCCTATAAAAAGAAAATGAATTTAAACGACAATTGGACTCTGCTTTCGGGTAAGGAGGAAGATGTTCGTATGTTGTCAGTGGTTCTTGGAATCAATTACAAAAAGATTTCTAACGGTGAGTTTAATCACTCTGCAGTTTATAGTTTGGTTTCTAAGGAAGGTATTGTGGTTTCCAGAGTAGAGGGGATTGGTTCCAATGCCGATGCACTTATCACTCAGTATCAGAGCTTAAAGTAA
- a CDS encoding SDR family NAD(P)-dependent oxidoreductase — protein sequence MTNALVIGATSDIGIHIAESLAKHGYSLSLTGRNKQKLSEIQSNLQSKYPVSVEAYEWDVTDFPSHQKSYDSLLTKPSIVFFVVGYYENQTKAREDQKELLKTINTNYSSVVSLINIISLDMEQRGNGTIVAISSVAGDRGRQMNYIYGSAKAGLTAYLSGLRSLLFSKGVHICTIQLGPVYTKMSEGHNLIPWLTLQPAVAANLIVNAGLTKKNIVYLRWPWRFIMMGIRIIPEWIFKRLPPF from the coding sequence ATGACAAATGCCTTAGTTATCGGTGCAACGTCCGATATCGGAATCCACATTGCAGAATCACTCGCAAAACATGGATATTCGCTGTCTTTAACAGGAAGAAACAAACAAAAATTAAGTGAGATTCAATCAAACCTTCAATCAAAGTATCCAGTCTCTGTAGAAGCTTATGAATGGGATGTAACGGATTTTCCCTCCCACCAAAAATCATATGATTCCCTCCTCACAAAACCTTCGATTGTTTTTTTTGTTGTAGGGTATTATGAAAACCAAACCAAAGCAAGGGAAGACCAAAAAGAACTTCTAAAAACAATCAACACCAACTACTCAAGTGTTGTTTCTCTCATCAATATAATCTCTTTGGATATGGAACAAAGAGGGAACGGAACCATCGTTGCCATCAGTTCAGTTGCTGGAGACAGAGGTAGACAAATGAATTATATTTACGGAAGTGCAAAAGCAGGTTTAACGGCATATCTCTCTGGACTTAGATCTCTTTTGTTTTCCAAAGGAGTCCATATTTGCACCATCCAACTAGGGCCTGTGTATACCAAAATGTCCGAAGGCCATAATCTCATCCCCTGGCTCACCTTACAGCCAGCAGTTGCTGCAAATCTAATAGTTAATGCTGGGCTTACAAAAAAAAATATAGTTTATCTACGTTGGCCTTGGCGTTTCATTATGATGGGTATTCGAATCATCCCTGAATGGATCTTCAAACGGCTTCCCCCTTTTTGA
- a CDS encoding MBL fold metallo-hydrolase, whose protein sequence is MATTLGKLPHGEILKRISRSEHFQSGSFQNVEHTEMLAPNSSYWKMAIKYWQKPNSIRPSSPIPSIKINLKELDATKPQYIWFGHSSYLLFAEGKKILVDPVFSGYASPVSFAVKSFEGTDVYLPEDMPDLDILLITHDHYDHLDYETVIKLHPRTKTIIVPLGVSAHLLSWGVPLEKIVELDWFESKEIVTNLNVTATPTRHFSGRSVLRNKSLWCSYVLKIGEYKVFVGGDSGFGTVFETIGKKYGPFDLAFLECGQYGDDWPSIHMRPEETALAAEIIGAKSFVPVHWGKFILSLHPWNDPIKRVLVASQNLKLNLQVPKIGESFSFIGTGSVDGWWNFQ, encoded by the coding sequence TTGGCTACAACTCTCGGCAAACTTCCCCATGGGGAGATTCTCAAACGTATCTCTAGGTCTGAACATTTCCAATCTGGCAGCTTTCAAAATGTAGAACACACAGAAATGTTAGCACCAAACAGTTCTTATTGGAAAATGGCGATTAAATATTGGCAAAAACCAAATTCCATTCGACCTTCATCACCGATACCTTCCATAAAAATCAACCTAAAAGAATTAGATGCTACTAAACCGCAATACATTTGGTTTGGACATTCTTCTTATTTATTATTTGCAGAAGGTAAAAAGATTTTAGTTGACCCAGTTTTTTCTGGTTATGCGTCCCCGGTTTCTTTCGCTGTTAAATCTTTCGAAGGGACCGATGTTTATTTACCTGAAGATATGCCTGATTTGGACATTCTACTCATTACTCATGACCATTATGATCACCTGGATTATGAAACTGTAATCAAATTACACCCAAGAACAAAGACCATTATTGTTCCGTTAGGTGTTTCTGCCCACTTACTTTCTTGGGGTGTTCCTTTGGAAAAAATCGTTGAGTTAGATTGGTTTGAGTCTAAAGAAATTGTTACGAACTTAAACGTAACCGCCACTCCCACTAGGCATTTTTCTGGACGAAGTGTACTCAGAAACAAAAGTTTATGGTGTTCTTATGTTTTAAAAATTGGTGAATACAAAGTATTTGTGGGCGGTGACTCGGGATTCGGAACTGTTTTCGAAACTATTGGAAAAAAATATGGCCCTTTTGATTTAGCATTTTTAGAATGCGGGCAATATGGTGATGATTGGCCATCAATTCATATGCGTCCTGAAGAAACTGCGCTCGCAGCCGAAATCATTGGTGCTAAGTCATTTGTACCAGTCCATTGGGGGAAATTCATTTTATCTCTCCATCCTTGGAATGATCCAATCAAACGAGTTTTAGTTGCTTCTCAAAACCTTAAACTCAATTTGCAGGTTCCCAAAATTGGAGAAAGTTTTTCTTTTATTGGCACTGGTAGTGTAGATGGATGGTGGAATTTTCAGTGA
- a CDS encoding ATP-binding protein, which translates to MKITKPIFLFLLIAALNSCDSNSIASVPVAKKAVLDLRGWNFETMGNVPLNGEWRIDWENFNPNYRLPGSEFTVVPGHWTNSTSEKYPAGFATLSLTILVPENTKALYIQNGVTRNAFEINVENETIYQSGTLGKDYSSEIPNLNIQTISLPDFKNNQIQLTLKISCFHYHICGVATPYTLGTNVGINKSFLETISRDIFVLASLLTLALFHLVLYLFWRDEKTHIYFASVCFLAAIRLLSTGETRLIYNYLPPGIYETMVRINGISFVLLYLSFVLYVREIYNSKDYTFIYRINFFVAFLLFFALPLNILTFSKFLALHLILSLLAIFGLLYPIIHGVILKKPGSRFFLFSVLATMSLFSLDILTEFAKKGTAYLAQYGFLVFGISQAVFIADRMIENFRNKERLKQEKENAEAKVNFKTSFLSTMSHEIRTPMNGILGMTQMLQQTELSEEQKEYLNLIQFSGDNLLLLVNDILDLTKLESGQFELHLEPMPLQKILNDCINIFKSQSDKSKLKIELDFLNKPPAFLITDQRRFAQILTNLLSNAVKFTEKGSISVSVESIPIEEQSVRLRISVKDTGIGIPEERMGILFHPFSQVHSHLTEKTVGTGLGLTITKKLIEEMGGSISVQSVYGRGSDFTFQFEAEARFESLDSNSFSDTTEMVQKNNWDSKLAEKYPLKILIADDDPINQKVSSLFLKKLGYTALQAENGEKTLDMVRSVLPDLLFIDIQMPDMDGITVTKCIRQSESISKQPVIIALTANVLEEEKHRCLSSGMDDFMTKPLLLHDLDFMIRKWAKRDLAPSNT; encoded by the coding sequence ATGAAGATAACAAAACCGATCTTCCTATTCTTGTTGATCGCAGCTCTCAATAGCTGTGATTCCAATAGCATTGCCAGTGTACCTGTCGCCAAAAAAGCGGTATTGGATCTTCGTGGTTGGAATTTTGAAACCATGGGAAATGTGCCACTCAATGGAGAATGGCGAATCGATTGGGAAAACTTTAACCCGAATTATCGTTTGCCTGGCAGTGAATTCACAGTGGTTCCGGGACACTGGACAAACTCGACTTCTGAAAAATATCCTGCGGGTTTTGCAACGTTAAGCCTGACTATCTTAGTTCCAGAAAATACAAAAGCATTATACATTCAAAACGGAGTAACTCGCAATGCGTTTGAAATCAATGTAGAAAATGAAACTATTTATCAATCAGGAACCTTAGGAAAAGACTATTCCTCAGAAATTCCCAATCTAAATATCCAAACCATTTCATTACCCGATTTCAAAAACAACCAAATCCAATTAACACTAAAAATTTCTTGTTTCCACTACCATATCTGCGGTGTCGCAACACCTTATACTTTGGGCACAAACGTCGGGATCAACAAATCATTTTTGGAAACCATTAGCCGAGATATTTTTGTTTTAGCATCTCTTCTTACATTAGCATTATTTCATCTTGTTTTATATCTTTTTTGGAGAGATGAAAAAACCCATATCTATTTTGCATCTGTTTGTTTTTTAGCTGCAATTCGCTTACTAAGCACAGGCGAAACTCGACTGATTTACAATTATCTTCCTCCTGGAATCTATGAAACCATGGTAAGAATCAATGGAATCAGTTTTGTTTTATTGTATCTTTCTTTTGTTCTGTATGTGAGAGAAATTTATAATTCAAAAGATTATACATTTATTTATAGGATCAACTTTTTTGTAGCATTTTTATTATTCTTTGCTTTACCGCTAAATATACTTACTTTTTCGAAATTTTTAGCATTACATCTCATTCTTTCCCTCCTCGCTATTTTTGGATTACTCTATCCCATCATCCATGGAGTGATTTTAAAAAAACCGGGAAGTCGATTCTTTTTATTTTCAGTGCTAGCTACTATGTCTTTATTTTCTCTAGACATTCTCACAGAATTTGCAAAAAAAGGGACCGCTTATCTTGCACAATATGGGTTTCTAGTATTTGGTATCTCGCAAGCAGTCTTTATTGCTGATAGAATGATTGAGAACTTTCGAAACAAAGAAAGACTCAAACAAGAAAAAGAAAATGCAGAGGCAAAAGTAAATTTCAAAACATCGTTTCTTTCCACAATGAGTCATGAAATCAGAACACCTATGAATGGAATTTTGGGAATGACGCAGATGTTACAACAAACAGAATTATCGGAAGAACAAAAGGAATATTTAAACTTAATTCAATTTAGTGGTGATAATCTTTTGTTATTAGTAAATGATATTTTGGATTTAACAAAATTAGAATCGGGTCAATTTGAATTACATTTAGAACCAATGCCTCTGCAAAAAATTCTGAATGACTGTATCAATATCTTCAAATCACAATCAGATAAAAGCAAATTGAAGATAGAATTAGATTTTTTAAATAAACCTCCTGCTTTTCTTATTACAGATCAAAGACGATTTGCGCAAATACTAACAAACCTACTGAGTAATGCAGTAAAGTTTACAGAGAAAGGAAGTATTTCCGTTTCTGTTGAATCAATTCCAATAGAAGAACAATCTGTTCGATTAAGAATTTCCGTGAAAGATACAGGTATTGGAATACCCGAAGAACGTATGGGGATCTTGTTTCATCCGTTTTCCCAAGTACATTCTCATTTAACTGAAAAAACTGTTGGAACGGGACTTGGTCTTACTATCACAAAAAAATTAATTGAAGAAATGGGTGGTTCCATCTCTGTACAAAGTGTCTATGGCAGAGGATCCGATTTTACATTCCAATTCGAAGCGGAAGCAAGGTTCGAATCTCTCGATTCAAATTCATTTTCTGATACTACTGAGATGGTACAAAAAAACAATTGGGACTCGAAGTTGGCCGAAAAATATCCTTTGAAGATTCTAATTGCCGATGATGATCCTATCAATCAAAAAGTTTCTAGCCTTTTCTTAAAAAAACTTGGATATACCGCCTTACAAGCTGAAAACGGAGAAAAAACACTGGATATGGTTCGATCCGTTTTACCTGACCTATTATTTATTGATATTCAGATGCCGGACATGGATGGAATCACAGTAACCAAGTGCATTCGTCAATCTGAGTCCATCTCCAAACAACCAGTGATCATTGCTCTTACTGCCAACGTTTTGGAAGAAGAAAAACACCGATGTCTTTCTAGCGGAATGGATGATTTTATGACAAAACCACTCCTTTTACATGATCTTGATTTTATGATCCGAAAATGGGCAAAACGGGATTTAGCACCGTCCAATACTTAA